A window of the Microplitis mediator isolate UGA2020A chromosome 5, iyMicMedi2.1, whole genome shotgun sequence genome harbors these coding sequences:
- the LOC130667592 gene encoding 1-phosphatidylinositol 4,5-bisphosphate phosphodiesterase classes I and II isoform X1 yields MMANNKQPSINAVQTKPVEVSPQLQAGEKFIKWDEDSGVGTPVTLKVDEFGFYLYWIDQNNEVDMLDIAVIRDTRTGKYAKVPKDPKLKSLVTMGSQDCLEEKTLTICYGSDFVNVQFINFCTTKAEIVRHWTDQLLQLAYNLTSLNSSVTAFLQKAHTKLVLGADKSGKISTKNIIKMFTTNKEDRKRVEKALDISSLPSAKTDSVPLQKFQFKDFYNFYKSLTQRTDVDKVFDEIVGGNSKRRLMSTSQFVDFLNKSQRDPRLNEILYPYANDARARDIINQYEPDKNNASRGQLSSDGFLRYLMSEDNPIVAMSKYELDDDMDQPLAHYFINSSHNTYLTGHQLTGKSSVEIYRQCLLSGCRCVELDFWNGKFDEPVIVHGYTFVPEICARDVIEAIAESAFKTSEFPVVLSFENHCNPRQQAKIAQYCREYFGDMLLDSPLDSHKLLPGHVLPPPSLLKRKIIIKNKKKHRNHKKDKKHHHTDQAAQGVQVTESNGVSQQVDGENGPPPDVVPQTEVEGEQPMGNGVSHSPAMLQQRQSSKDSNQDDDDDEDESSTEEDESNVEDIKLRMDDKVAATDKVASTAKETEAGAEISALVNYVQPVHFNSFEIAEKKNRMYEMSSFDEKQATTLLKERPVEFVNYNKHQLSRVYPAGTRFDSSNFMPQVFWNAGCQLVALNYQTLDLAMQLNLGIFEYNQRCGYLLKPEFMRREDRRLDPFAESTVDGIIAGTVQIHVISGQFLSDKRVGTYVEVDMYGLPADTVRKKFRTKIVPNNGINPVYDDEPFVFKKVVLPELASLRITAYEESGRFIGHRVLPVVGLCPGYRHVTLRNDCGQPRPLASLFLHVIVKDYVPDGFNDFAEALANPIKYQCELEKRAKQLERLMDIDEGLEGETDEKDKDKDKDKDKEKDKDKDKEKDKIVSGTSAAKPAVSFDDTAKAKRLQSSGDLSGALPASGSPQGRASSAGLEVPETPDTEDGVGSPTVSVLDVSSTKSSTVVSIGENIVAESFEKLMNNKLVLEKRGELDKKLESLRRKHEKERARLQPAKSSVDGEKHKSKFYTNKLVKRLSTRNIFSSDVAFSTVNLAETSENPEEGVEGAVGGLPRSQSERLLNIYKEQLDQERELQEKYHEIVYSMVEKVMKTSQTNQMKTLKVLLEREISSAMRRLQKLRHFEVKQLAKVHKDKAEFDRMKREVGKTTIQKGVNECGRLTTIYDRKKTELEAQHEEVRLKLEEEKTRVKAALQAEFTSRSKKYESSEQAVTPSGSKSIADTLGRTPN; encoded by the exons ATGATGGCCAACAATAAACAGCCCTCGATAAACGCGGTCCAGACAAAACCCGTGGAGGTTTCGCCGCAGCTGCAAgccggagagaaatttataaaatgggATGag GACTCCGGAGTGGGTACTCCGGTTACGCTGAAAGTTGATGAGTTTGGATTTTACTTATACTGGATCGACCAAAATAACGAAGTAGACATGCTGGACATCGCGGTGATAAGAGACACCAGGACTGGAAAATATGCAAAAGTACCGAAG gaTCCAAAGTTAAAGTCACTAGTGACAATGGGGTCGCAAGACTGCCTAGAGGAAAAAACTTTGACCATCTGCTATGGATCAGACTTCGTTAATGTCCAATTTATAAACTTCTGCACGACAAAAGCGGAAATAGTGCGGCATTGGACAGATCAGTTGCTACAATTGGCGTATAATTTAACTTCACTTAATAGCAGTGTCACTGCATTTTTACAAAAAGCCCACACGAAATTAGTACTGGGCGCTGATAAATCTGGTAAAATTTCAACCAAAAa tataattaaaatgtttacgACAAATAAAGAGGACCGAAAACGCGTTGAAAAGGCACTTGATATTTCTTCTCTGCCATCTGCCaag ACTGACTCGGTCCCGCTGCaaaagtttcaatttaaaGACTTCTACAATTTCTACAAGTCGCTAACCCAGAGGACGGACGTTGACAAAGTCTTTGATGAGATAGTCGGCGGTAACAGCAAACGCCGATTGATGTCAACATCGCAATTTGTtgattttcttaataaatcaCAGCGTGATCCTCGACtcaatgaaatattatatccGTACGCGAACGACGCCCGAGCACGAGATATTATCAATCAATACGAACCGGATAAAAATAACGCCAGTCGAGGACAGTTGAGTTCCGATGGCTTTCTTAGGTATTTAATGAGCGAAGATAATCCAATTGTTGCTATGTCAAAGTATGAGCTCGACGACGATATGGATCAACCTCTTGctcattattttatcaattctaGTCACAATACTTATCTCAcag gCCATCAACTTACGGGAAAAAGTTCCGTGGAAATATACCGGCAGTGTTTACTCTCAGGTTGTCGCTGCGTTGAATTAGATTTCTGGAATGGAAAATTTGACGAGCCTGTAATAGTTcatgg atACACATTTGTGCCTGAAATATGCGCTCGGGATGTAATCGAGGCGATTGCTGAGAGTGCCTTCAAAACATCCGAATTTCCGGTTGTGCTCAGTTTCGAGAATCATTGCAATCCCCGTCAACAGGCTAAGATTGCTCAGTATTGTAGAGAGTATTTTGGTGATATGTTGCTTGACTCTCCCCTCGATTCGCATAAG CTGTTGCCAGGTCACGTGCTTCCACCGCCGTCGCTGTTGAAGCGcaagataataataaagaataaaaagaaaCACCGTAACCACAAGAAAGACAAGAAGCATCACCACACGGACCAGGCTGCTCAGGGTGTTCAAGTGACTGAGAGCAACGGCGTAAGTCAGCAGGTTGACGGTGAGAATGGACCCCCGCCTGACGTAGTCCCGCAAACTGAAGTTGAAGGCGAGCAGCCGATGGGCAACGGCGTGTCCCACAGTCCGGCGATGCTCCAGCAGCGACAGAGCAGCAAAGACAGCAACcaggatgatgatgatgacgaagATGAATCCAGCACCGAGGAAGACGAGTCGAATGTCGAAGACATAAAGCTGAGAATGGATGACAAAGTAGCAGCGACTGACAAAGTCGCATCTACTGCTAAAGAAACCGAAGCTGGTGCTGAAATATCAGCACTCGTAAATTATGTACAGCCAGTGCACTTCAATAGTTTTGAaattgctgaaaaaaaaaatcgtatgtATGAAATGTCTTCGTTTGATGAAAAACAAGCGACAACTTTACTTAAAGAAAGACCAGTGGAATTTGTCAACTACAACAAACATCAACTATCTCGTGTGTATCCGGCTGGAACGCGATTCGACTCGAGTAATTTTATGCCTCAAGTATTTTGGAATGCCGGCTGTCAGTTGGTAGCTTTAAATTACCAAACTCTCGATTTAGCTATGCAGCTAAACCTCGGAATCTTCGAGTATAATCAGCGTTGCGGTTATTTGCTGAAGCCAGAATTCATGAGACGTGAAGATCGTCGTCTGGATCCGTTCGCTGAGTCAACAGTCGACGGCATAATTGCAGGGACCGTTCAAATTCACGTGATATCTGGTCAGTTTTTGAGTGACAAGCGTGTGGGCACTTACGTCGAGGTTGATATGTACGGGCTGCCAGCAGACACCGTCCGCAAGAAGTTCAGAACTAAAATAGTACCAAACAACGGTATCAACCCAGTCTACGACGATGAGCCATTTGTATTTAAGAAGGTCGTATTGCCCGAGCTCGCGTCTCTCCGCATCACCGCTTACGAAGAGTCCGGGCGGTTCATTGGCCATCGAGTGCTTCCAGTGGTGGGTCTCTGTCCGGGATACCGACACGTGACTCTGAGAAATGATTGCGGTCAGCCACGTCCTCTGGCCAGTCTCTTTCTCCATGTCATTGTTAAGGACTACGTACCTGACGGATTCAATGACTTTGCCGAGGCCCTTGCCAACCCCATTAAGTATCAATGCGAGTTAGAAAAGAGAGCCAAGCAATTGGAGCGGCTGATGGACATTGATGAGGGATTGGAAGGAGAAACTGAC GAGAAAGATAAAGATAAGGATAAGGATAAAGACAAAGaaaaagataaagataaagacaaagaaaaagataaaattgtTAGTGGAACAAGTGCTGCTAAACCCGCCGTGAGTTTT GACGATACGGCAAAAGCTAAGAGATTACAGTCTTCCGGGGATTTATCTGGTGCACTGCCGGCGTCAGGAAGTCCACAAGGTCGAGCATCATCTGCTGGTTTGGAAGTTCCTGAAACTCCTGATACGGAAGACGGAGTTGGTTCGCCAACAGTTTCTGTTCTCGATGTTTCGTCTACTAAAAGTTCTACTGTAgtttcaa tTGGAGAAAACATCGTTGCGGAGAGTTTTGAAAAACTTATGAACAACAAGCTCGTTTTGGAGAAGAGAGGAGAGTTGGACAAGAAACTTGAATCTTTGCGTCGCAAGCACGAGAAAGAACGAGCTCGCCTTCAGCCGGCGAAGAGCTCCGTCGATGGGGAGAAacataaatcaaaattttataccaACAAATTGGTCAAACGGCTTTCTACCAGAAAtat attTTCCAGTGACGTCGCTTTTAGCACCGTAAATCTAGCAGAGACGTCGGAGAATCCGGAAGAGGGAGTCGAGGGCGCAGTGGGAGGCCTCCCCAGGAGTCAAAGCGAGCGATTGCTGAACATCTACAAAGAGCAGTTGGATCAAGAAAGAGAACTTCAGGAAAAATACCACGAGATTGTGTATTCGATGGttgaaaaagttatgaaaACATCTCAGACCAATCAAATGAAGACACTCAAGGTTCTTTTGGAAAGAGAAATAAGCAGCGCCATGAGAAGGCTACAAAAATTACGACACTTTgag GTGAAGCAATTAGCGAAAGTACACAAAGATAAGGCGGAGTTTGATCGCATGAAACGAGAAGTCGGCAAGACGACCATTCAAAAGGGAGTTAACGAATGCGGTCGACTGACGACTATTTATGACAGGAAGAAAACAGAGCTAGAGGCCCAGCACGAGGAAGTTCGTCTGAAGCTTGAAGAAGAGAAAACTAGA gtAAAGGCGGCGTTACAAGCCGAGTTCACTAGTCGTTCCAAAAAATATGAGAGTAGTGAGCAAGCAGTAACGCCTTCAGGTAGTAAAAGTATTGCCGACACCTTGGGAAGAACACCCAACTGA
- the LOC130667592 gene encoding 1-phosphatidylinositol 4,5-bisphosphate phosphodiesterase classes I and II isoform X2: MMANNKQPSINAVQTKPVEVSPQLQAGEKFIKWDEDSGVGTPVTLKVDEFGFYLYWIDQNNEVDMLDIAVIRDTRTGKYAKVPKDPKLKSLVTMGSQDCLEEKTLTICYGSDFVNVQFINFCTTKAEIVRHWTDQLLQLAYNLTSLNSSVTAFLQKAHTKLVLGADKSGKISTKNIIKMFTTNKEDRKRVEKALDISSLPSAKTDSVPLQKFQFKDFYNFYKSLTQRTDVDKVFDEIVGGNSKRRLMSTSQFVDFLNKSQRDPRLNEILYPYANDARARDIINQYEPDKNNASRGQLSSDGFLRYLMSEDNPIVAMSKYELDDDMDQPLAHYFINSSHNTYLTGHQLTGKSSVEIYRQCLLSGCRCVELDFWNGKFDEPVIVHGYTFVPEICARDVIEAIAESAFKTSEFPVVLSFENHCNPRQQAKIAQYCREYFGDMLLDSPLDSHKLLPGHVLPPPSLLKRKIIIKNKKKHRNHKKDKKHHHTDQAAQGVQVTESNGVSQQVDGENGPPPDVVPQTEVEGEQPMGNGVSHSPAMLQQRQSSKDSNQDDDDDEDESSTEEDESNVEDIKLRMDDKVAATDKVASTAKETEAGAEISALVNYVQPVHFNSFEIAEKKNRMYEMSSFDEKQATTLLKERPVEFVNYNKHQLSRVYPAGTRFDSSNFMPQVFWNAGCQLVALNYQTLDLAMQLNLGIFEYNQRCGYLLKPEFMRREDRRLDPFAESTVDGIIAGTVQIHVISGQFLSDKRVGTYVEVDMYGLPADTVRKKFRTKIVPNNGINPVYDDEPFVFKKVVLPELASLRITAYEESGRFIGHRVLPVVGLCPGYRHVTLRNDCGQPRPLASLFLHVIVKDYVPDGFNDFAEALANPIKYQCELEKRAKQLERLMDIDEGLEGETDEKDKDKDKDKDKEKDKDKDKEKDKIVSGTSAAKPADDTAKAKRLQSSGDLSGALPASGSPQGRASSAGLEVPETPDTEDGVGSPTVSVLDVSSTKSSTVVSIGENIVAESFEKLMNNKLVLEKRGELDKKLESLRRKHEKERARLQPAKSSVDGEKHKSKFYTNKLVKRLSTRNIFSSDVAFSTVNLAETSENPEEGVEGAVGGLPRSQSERLLNIYKEQLDQERELQEKYHEIVYSMVEKVMKTSQTNQMKTLKVLLEREISSAMRRLQKLRHFEVKQLAKVHKDKAEFDRMKREVGKTTIQKGVNECGRLTTIYDRKKTELEAQHEEVRLKLEEEKTRVKAALQAEFTSRSKKYESSEQAVTPSGSKSIADTLGRTPN, from the exons ATGATGGCCAACAATAAACAGCCCTCGATAAACGCGGTCCAGACAAAACCCGTGGAGGTTTCGCCGCAGCTGCAAgccggagagaaatttataaaatgggATGag GACTCCGGAGTGGGTACTCCGGTTACGCTGAAAGTTGATGAGTTTGGATTTTACTTATACTGGATCGACCAAAATAACGAAGTAGACATGCTGGACATCGCGGTGATAAGAGACACCAGGACTGGAAAATATGCAAAAGTACCGAAG gaTCCAAAGTTAAAGTCACTAGTGACAATGGGGTCGCAAGACTGCCTAGAGGAAAAAACTTTGACCATCTGCTATGGATCAGACTTCGTTAATGTCCAATTTATAAACTTCTGCACGACAAAAGCGGAAATAGTGCGGCATTGGACAGATCAGTTGCTACAATTGGCGTATAATTTAACTTCACTTAATAGCAGTGTCACTGCATTTTTACAAAAAGCCCACACGAAATTAGTACTGGGCGCTGATAAATCTGGTAAAATTTCAACCAAAAa tataattaaaatgtttacgACAAATAAAGAGGACCGAAAACGCGTTGAAAAGGCACTTGATATTTCTTCTCTGCCATCTGCCaag ACTGACTCGGTCCCGCTGCaaaagtttcaatttaaaGACTTCTACAATTTCTACAAGTCGCTAACCCAGAGGACGGACGTTGACAAAGTCTTTGATGAGATAGTCGGCGGTAACAGCAAACGCCGATTGATGTCAACATCGCAATTTGTtgattttcttaataaatcaCAGCGTGATCCTCGACtcaatgaaatattatatccGTACGCGAACGACGCCCGAGCACGAGATATTATCAATCAATACGAACCGGATAAAAATAACGCCAGTCGAGGACAGTTGAGTTCCGATGGCTTTCTTAGGTATTTAATGAGCGAAGATAATCCAATTGTTGCTATGTCAAAGTATGAGCTCGACGACGATATGGATCAACCTCTTGctcattattttatcaattctaGTCACAATACTTATCTCAcag gCCATCAACTTACGGGAAAAAGTTCCGTGGAAATATACCGGCAGTGTTTACTCTCAGGTTGTCGCTGCGTTGAATTAGATTTCTGGAATGGAAAATTTGACGAGCCTGTAATAGTTcatgg atACACATTTGTGCCTGAAATATGCGCTCGGGATGTAATCGAGGCGATTGCTGAGAGTGCCTTCAAAACATCCGAATTTCCGGTTGTGCTCAGTTTCGAGAATCATTGCAATCCCCGTCAACAGGCTAAGATTGCTCAGTATTGTAGAGAGTATTTTGGTGATATGTTGCTTGACTCTCCCCTCGATTCGCATAAG CTGTTGCCAGGTCACGTGCTTCCACCGCCGTCGCTGTTGAAGCGcaagataataataaagaataaaaagaaaCACCGTAACCACAAGAAAGACAAGAAGCATCACCACACGGACCAGGCTGCTCAGGGTGTTCAAGTGACTGAGAGCAACGGCGTAAGTCAGCAGGTTGACGGTGAGAATGGACCCCCGCCTGACGTAGTCCCGCAAACTGAAGTTGAAGGCGAGCAGCCGATGGGCAACGGCGTGTCCCACAGTCCGGCGATGCTCCAGCAGCGACAGAGCAGCAAAGACAGCAACcaggatgatgatgatgacgaagATGAATCCAGCACCGAGGAAGACGAGTCGAATGTCGAAGACATAAAGCTGAGAATGGATGACAAAGTAGCAGCGACTGACAAAGTCGCATCTACTGCTAAAGAAACCGAAGCTGGTGCTGAAATATCAGCACTCGTAAATTATGTACAGCCAGTGCACTTCAATAGTTTTGAaattgctgaaaaaaaaaatcgtatgtATGAAATGTCTTCGTTTGATGAAAAACAAGCGACAACTTTACTTAAAGAAAGACCAGTGGAATTTGTCAACTACAACAAACATCAACTATCTCGTGTGTATCCGGCTGGAACGCGATTCGACTCGAGTAATTTTATGCCTCAAGTATTTTGGAATGCCGGCTGTCAGTTGGTAGCTTTAAATTACCAAACTCTCGATTTAGCTATGCAGCTAAACCTCGGAATCTTCGAGTATAATCAGCGTTGCGGTTATTTGCTGAAGCCAGAATTCATGAGACGTGAAGATCGTCGTCTGGATCCGTTCGCTGAGTCAACAGTCGACGGCATAATTGCAGGGACCGTTCAAATTCACGTGATATCTGGTCAGTTTTTGAGTGACAAGCGTGTGGGCACTTACGTCGAGGTTGATATGTACGGGCTGCCAGCAGACACCGTCCGCAAGAAGTTCAGAACTAAAATAGTACCAAACAACGGTATCAACCCAGTCTACGACGATGAGCCATTTGTATTTAAGAAGGTCGTATTGCCCGAGCTCGCGTCTCTCCGCATCACCGCTTACGAAGAGTCCGGGCGGTTCATTGGCCATCGAGTGCTTCCAGTGGTGGGTCTCTGTCCGGGATACCGACACGTGACTCTGAGAAATGATTGCGGTCAGCCACGTCCTCTGGCCAGTCTCTTTCTCCATGTCATTGTTAAGGACTACGTACCTGACGGATTCAATGACTTTGCCGAGGCCCTTGCCAACCCCATTAAGTATCAATGCGAGTTAGAAAAGAGAGCCAAGCAATTGGAGCGGCTGATGGACATTGATGAGGGATTGGAAGGAGAAACTGAC GAGAAAGATAAAGATAAGGATAAGGATAAAGACAAAGaaaaagataaagataaagacaaagaaaaagataaaattgtTAGTGGAACAAGTGCTGCTAAACCCGCC GACGATACGGCAAAAGCTAAGAGATTACAGTCTTCCGGGGATTTATCTGGTGCACTGCCGGCGTCAGGAAGTCCACAAGGTCGAGCATCATCTGCTGGTTTGGAAGTTCCTGAAACTCCTGATACGGAAGACGGAGTTGGTTCGCCAACAGTTTCTGTTCTCGATGTTTCGTCTACTAAAAGTTCTACTGTAgtttcaa tTGGAGAAAACATCGTTGCGGAGAGTTTTGAAAAACTTATGAACAACAAGCTCGTTTTGGAGAAGAGAGGAGAGTTGGACAAGAAACTTGAATCTTTGCGTCGCAAGCACGAGAAAGAACGAGCTCGCCTTCAGCCGGCGAAGAGCTCCGTCGATGGGGAGAAacataaatcaaaattttataccaACAAATTGGTCAAACGGCTTTCTACCAGAAAtat attTTCCAGTGACGTCGCTTTTAGCACCGTAAATCTAGCAGAGACGTCGGAGAATCCGGAAGAGGGAGTCGAGGGCGCAGTGGGAGGCCTCCCCAGGAGTCAAAGCGAGCGATTGCTGAACATCTACAAAGAGCAGTTGGATCAAGAAAGAGAACTTCAGGAAAAATACCACGAGATTGTGTATTCGATGGttgaaaaagttatgaaaACATCTCAGACCAATCAAATGAAGACACTCAAGGTTCTTTTGGAAAGAGAAATAAGCAGCGCCATGAGAAGGCTACAAAAATTACGACACTTTgag GTGAAGCAATTAGCGAAAGTACACAAAGATAAGGCGGAGTTTGATCGCATGAAACGAGAAGTCGGCAAGACGACCATTCAAAAGGGAGTTAACGAATGCGGTCGACTGACGACTATTTATGACAGGAAGAAAACAGAGCTAGAGGCCCAGCACGAGGAAGTTCGTCTGAAGCTTGAAGAAGAGAAAACTAGA gtAAAGGCGGCGTTACAAGCCGAGTTCACTAGTCGTTCCAAAAAATATGAGAGTAGTGAGCAAGCAGTAACGCCTTCAGGTAGTAAAAGTATTGCCGACACCTTGGGAAGAACACCCAACTGA